The Triticum dicoccoides isolate Atlit2015 ecotype Zavitan chromosome 6A, WEW_v2.0, whole genome shotgun sequence genome has a window encoding:
- the LOC119316354 gene encoding uncharacterized protein LOC119316354, with product MGMRVPGWVGGLVEESFFVGCEAHESRRKNEKNIFCLACCTSICPHCAPAHRHHPLLQVRRYVYNDVVRLGELEKLIDCSYVQPYTINSAKVIFLKPRPQSRPFKGSGNVCLTCDRILQEPFHFCCLSCKVDHVVEQGGDLSNILLYRAGDELPFPRFENLHVGDGDSGQVTPNSILENPLHHRNGYGGGSGGSSDNAGNGNGNGHGGGGEPAVVKRKKGGGFFPKMVLSLGSRRKGAPTRSPLA from the exons ATGGGGATGCGGGTGCCCGGGTGGGTTGGGGGCCTGGTGGAGGAGAGCTTCTTCGTGGGGTGCGAGGCGCACGAGAGCCGCAGGAAGAACGAGAAGAACATCTTCTGCCTCGCCTGCTGCACCAGCATCTGCCCGCACTGCGCCCCCGCCCACCGCCACCACCCACTCCTACAG GTGCGGCGATACGTGTACAATGACGTCGTCCGCCTGGGCGAGCTCGAGAAGCTCATCGACTGCTCCTATGTCCAG CCCTACACGATCAACAGCGCGAAGGTTATCTTCCTGAAGCCGAGGCCTCAGtccaggccattcaagggctccggcaacgtctGCCTCACATGTGACAGGATCCTCCAGGAGCCCTTCCACTTTTGCTGCCTCTCCTGCAAG GTGgaccatgtggtggagcagggaggggacCTGTCCAATATCCTGCTGTAtcgcgccggcgacgagctcccttTCCCGCGCTTCGAGAACCTCCACGTCGGCGACGGTGACTCGGGGCAGGTCACGCCCAACTCCATCCTTGAGAACCCGCTGCACCACCGCAACGGGtacggtggcggcagcggcgggtCCAGCGACAATGCCGGCAACGGCAACGGcaacggccatggcggcggcggcgagccggcGGTGGTGAAGAGGAAGAAAGGGGGAGGGTTCTTCCCCAAGATGGTGCTGTCACTGGGCAGCAGGAGGAAGGGTGCACCCACCCGATCCCCCCTAGCCTGA